In the Rhizobium sp. CB3090 genome, one interval contains:
- a CDS encoding exodeoxyribonuclease III, which produces MGFSIATWNINSVRLRMPIVEQFVMQARPDILCLQETKVPNELFPLSPLRALGYEHIIVHGQKGYHGVAIASRIPLTEDHRQDYCGVGDSRHISAIFERGGRRIRLHNFYVPAGGDEPDRTINPKFGHKLDFIEEMKRLHANAEPNTSAILVGDLNIAPLEHDVWSHKQLLKIVSHTPVETDGLIEVMKRGAWLDLMRQQVPENEKLYTWWSYRAKDWEAADRGRRLDHIWSSSDLGPLLQRIEILKAARGWDRPSDHVPVTAYFNL; this is translated from the coding sequence ATGGGATTTTCGATTGCGACTTGGAACATCAACTCGGTACGGCTGCGCATGCCGATCGTCGAGCAGTTCGTGATGCAGGCCCGGCCCGATATTCTCTGCCTGCAGGAAACCAAGGTTCCGAACGAGCTCTTCCCGCTGTCGCCTTTGAGGGCGCTCGGCTACGAGCACATCATCGTCCATGGGCAAAAGGGCTATCACGGCGTCGCCATCGCGTCGCGTATCCCTCTGACCGAGGATCACCGGCAGGATTATTGCGGAGTCGGCGACAGCAGGCATATCTCGGCGATCTTCGAGCGTGGCGGCCGGCGCATCCGACTGCATAATTTCTACGTTCCCGCCGGCGGCGACGAGCCGGATCGGACGATCAATCCGAAATTCGGTCATAAGCTCGATTTCATAGAGGAGATGAAGCGGCTGCATGCCAATGCCGAGCCGAACACGTCCGCGATCCTCGTCGGCGATCTCAACATCGCGCCGCTCGAACACGACGTCTGGTCGCACAAGCAGTTGCTGAAGATCGTCAGCCACACGCCGGTCGAAACCGACGGGTTGATTGAGGTGATGAAGCGCGGGGCCTGGCTCGATCTGATGCGCCAGCAGGTGCCGGAGAACGAGAAGCTCTATACCTGGTGGAGCTACCGCGCCAAGGATTGGGAAGCAGCCGATCGCGGTCGCCGTCTCGACCACATCTGGTCGTCATCCGATCTCGGCCCACTCTTGCAACGCATAGAGATCCTGAAAGCGGCACGCGGCTGGGACCGCCCATCCGACCATGTGCCGGTGACCGCGTATTTCAATCTCTGA
- a CDS encoding P-II family nitrogen regulator, whose product MGNQMKIVMAIIKPFKLDEVREALTAVGIQGLTVTEVKGYGRQKGHTEIYRGTEYAVSFLPKLKIEVAVATEIVDKAVEAIASSAKTGQIGDGKIFVYSIDHAVRIRTGETDSDAL is encoded by the coding sequence ATGGGAAACCAGATGAAAATTGTGATGGCCATTATCAAGCCGTTCAAGCTCGATGAGGTCCGTGAGGCCCTCACGGCTGTCGGCATCCAAGGCCTGACTGTGACCGAAGTGAAGGGTTACGGGCGTCAGAAGGGACATACCGAAATCTATCGTGGCACGGAATATGCCGTCAGCTTCCTGCCGAAGCTGAAGATCGAAGTCGCGGTCGCAACCGAAATCGTCGACAAGGCAGTCGAAGCGATCGCCTCGTCCGCCAAGACCGGGCAGATCGGCGACGGCAAGATTTTTGTCTACTCGATTGACCATGCCGTGCGCATCCGTACGGGCGAAACCGATTCAGACGCGCTGTAA
- a CDS encoding ammonium transporter, with protein sequence MTSTKLSSTFARVGALSAALLTPAIAFAQEAAPAAAAATAAAPVPDKGDTAFMFISTILVLFMLVPGLALFYGGLVRSKNMLSVLMQCTMIGAVVMLLWVLYGYSFAFGGGTSPYWGGTAKMFLSGVSTATTAATFSKGVVIPEFIFMLFQMTFAAITPALIIGAFAERIKFSAAILFCALWATFVYFPIAHMVWDSNGMLFKMGALDFAGGTVVHINAGIAGFVGALLVGKRVGFGRDMMAPHSMTLTMVGASMLWVGWFGFNAGSNLEASGGAMLATVNTFIATAAAIISWSLVETFTRGKASMLGGASGMVAGLVAITPAAGIAGPMGAIVMGLIVSPLCYFFVSVVKNKFGYDDTADVFGVHCIGGIFGAITTGIFASASLGGVGYADGVTMGSQVGVQLTAVITTILWCGIGSAILYKIVDMIVGLRVSPEAEREGLDLASHGEAAYHNS encoded by the coding sequence ATGACATCTACTAAGCTTTCCTCCACCTTCGCACGGGTGGGCGCGCTTTCCGCGGCTCTGCTTACGCCGGCGATAGCTTTCGCGCAGGAGGCCGCTCCGGCTGCTGCTGCCGCGACCGCCGCTGCTCCGGTTCCGGACAAGGGCGATACCGCCTTCATGTTCATCTCCACCATCCTCGTGCTCTTCATGCTCGTGCCGGGTCTTGCGCTGTTTTACGGCGGCCTCGTCCGCTCGAAGAACATGCTTTCGGTTCTGATGCAGTGCACCATGATCGGCGCTGTCGTGATGCTCCTCTGGGTTCTCTACGGCTATTCCTTCGCCTTCGGTGGCGGCACAAGCCCCTATTGGGGCGGCACGGCCAAGATGTTCCTGTCGGGCGTTTCGACCGCGACCACGGCTGCGACCTTCTCCAAGGGCGTCGTCATTCCTGAGTTCATCTTCATGCTGTTCCAGATGACCTTTGCCGCCATCACGCCGGCCCTGATCATCGGCGCCTTCGCCGAGCGCATCAAGTTCAGCGCGGCCATACTCTTTTGCGCGCTGTGGGCGACCTTCGTCTACTTCCCGATCGCTCACATGGTCTGGGATTCGAACGGCATGCTCTTCAAGATGGGCGCTCTCGACTTCGCGGGCGGCACCGTCGTTCACATCAACGCCGGTATCGCCGGTTTCGTCGGTGCCCTGCTCGTCGGCAAGCGCGTCGGCTTCGGCAGGGACATGATGGCCCCGCATTCGATGACGCTGACCATGGTCGGCGCATCCATGCTCTGGGTCGGCTGGTTCGGCTTCAACGCCGGTTCGAACCTCGAAGCTTCCGGCGGCGCAATGCTCGCGACCGTGAACACCTTCATCGCCACCGCAGCCGCCATCATCTCCTGGTCGCTGGTTGAAACCTTCACCCGCGGCAAGGCTTCCATGCTCGGCGGCGCTTCGGGCATGGTCGCCGGTCTCGTCGCCATCACGCCTGCCGCCGGTATCGCCGGTCCGATGGGCGCGATCGTCATGGGCCTGATCGTCTCCCCCTTGTGCTACTTCTTCGTCTCCGTCGTGAAGAACAAGTTCGGCTACGACGATACGGCTGACGTCTTCGGCGTACACTGCATCGGCGGCATCTTCGGCGCCATCACAACCGGCATCTTCGCCAGCGCCTCGCTCGGAGGCGTCGGTTATGCAGACGGCGTCACCATGGGCAGCCAGGTCGGCGTGCAGCTCACGGCCGTCATCACGACCATCCTGTGGTGCGGCATCGGTTCGGCGATCCTCTACAAGATCGTCGACATGATCGTCGGCCTGCGCGTGTCGCCGGAAGCCGAGCGCGAAGGTCTCGACCTCGCCTCCCACGGCGAAGCCGCCTACCATAATTCCTGA
- a CDS encoding response regulator transcription factor: MTARTILLVDDDNDLREMLVEQLSLYEEFTVQQEATAGKGVQAARTAPVDLLIMDVGLPDMDGREAVKLLRKNGFKAPIIMLTGHDTDSDTILGLEAGANDYVTKPFRFAVLLARIRAQLRQHEQSEDATFTVGRYLFKPSQKLLTTEDGQKIRLTEKEAAIIRYLYRADQKVVTRDILLEEVWGYNSGVTTHTLETHVYRLRQKIERDPSNAEILVTENGGYKIIP, translated from the coding sequence ATGACCGCACGCACCATTCTGCTGGTGGATGATGACAACGACCTGCGCGAAATGCTCGTCGAGCAACTGTCCCTTTACGAGGAATTCACGGTTCAGCAGGAGGCGACCGCCGGCAAAGGCGTCCAGGCCGCTCGCACCGCTCCTGTCGATCTGCTGATCATGGACGTCGGCCTGCCCGATATGGACGGCCGCGAAGCGGTGAAGCTGCTGCGCAAGAACGGCTTCAAGGCACCGATCATCATGCTGACGGGCCATGACACCGATTCCGATACCATCCTCGGCCTCGAAGCCGGCGCCAACGATTATGTCACCAAGCCCTTCCGTTTTGCCGTGCTGCTCGCCCGCATTCGCGCGCAACTGCGTCAGCACGAGCAGAGCGAGGACGCGACCTTCACCGTCGGCCGCTATCTTTTCAAGCCGAGCCAGAAGCTGCTGACCACGGAAGACGGCCAGAAGATCCGCCTGACGGAAAAGGAAGCGGCAATCATCCGCTATCTCTACCGCGCCGACCAGAAAGTCGTCACCCGCGACATCCTTCTTGAAGAAGTCTGGGGCTACAATTCCGGCGTCACCACCCACACGCTGGAAACCCACGTCTATCGCCTGCGCCAGAAGATCGAGCGCGATCCCTCCAACGCCGAAATCCTGGTGACGGAAAACGGCGGCTACAAGATCATTCCATAG
- a CDS encoding cyclic nucleotide-binding domain-containing protein, with product MALNDDIRLLSQLPLFHGMGDEPLRLIAFGADRRHVTAGLTLFREKSPAECAYVIARGSFELTTLDPSGQPQVEATVHAGAMLSELALVTLVERKYTAVALEDSDVIRITRALFHRLIEEYPDAGLLIQNRVRENFAVLAKQAAALLHRFS from the coding sequence ATGGCGCTCAACGACGATATCCGTCTGCTGTCGCAATTGCCGCTATTCCACGGCATGGGCGATGAGCCATTGCGGTTGATCGCCTTCGGCGCCGACCGGCGGCATGTCACGGCCGGCCTCACTCTGTTCCGCGAAAAATCGCCGGCTGAATGCGCCTATGTCATCGCCCGCGGCAGTTTCGAGCTAACCACCCTGGATCCCTCTGGCCAACCGCAAGTCGAGGCCACTGTGCATGCCGGTGCCATGCTGTCCGAGCTGGCGCTGGTGACGCTGGTGGAGCGGAAATATACCGCCGTGGCGCTGGAGGACTCCGATGTCATCCGCATCACGCGGGCGCTGTTTCACCGGCTGATCGAGGAATATCCCGACGCCGGTCTGCTCATCCAAAACCGTGTGCGCGAAAATTTCGCCGTCCTTGCCAAGCAGGCGGCGGCACTCCTGCATCGCTTTTCGTGA
- a CDS encoding DNA translocase FtsK — MGRSNSAALGGPSGRLSLSGVVWRQVRGLGGFALLFLLALAVAALATWNVMDPSYSYATSNAPTNILGFPGAAFADILMQALGLASVVALLPVVAWAFALISNRRIHRVPARLGAWVGGAIVAAGSIACFPAPPTWPIPNGIGGVIGDILLRFPALFIGTYPSGVFATVFGSILAIPAAWLMLFAAGVLGRSLPEDEEDEEEYENTQSRARSVGDDDEDDDRGGFLAFGALMHSWYNTQARLRRLFGMGPRKRRDHAFDAPYDFNDDEFGTLNEPARAKAPVVRGERVEPSMDGPAPRRVVSPPSMSIDDDEDEDDDPSYERELPRPAGILPDDEEDEWALRAASPKVPGGHAGHRVVPAAARPKPGIRAEREAQTSFIRPYGFQLPAVHLLAEPKTIVRDATLSSDALEQNARMLEGVLEDFGVKGEIIHVRPGPVVTLYELEPAPGIKSSRVIGLADDIARSMSAIAARVAVVPGRNAIGIELPNSTRETVYLRELIASRDFESSKAKLAMALGKTIGGEPVIADLAKMPHLLVAGTTGSGKSVAINTMILSLLYRMTPEQCRLIMIDPKMLELSVYDGIPHLLSPVVTDPKKAVVALKWTVREMEERYKKMSKIGVRNIDGFNTRVEQAVAKGEAISRTVQTGFDRQTGEAIYETEEFDLKPMPYIVVIIDEMADLMMVAGKDIEGAVQRLAQMARAAGIHVIMATQRPSVDVITGTIKANFPTRISFQVTSKIDSRTILGEQGAEQLLGMGDMLYMAGGGRIQRVHGPFVADGEVEDIVSYLKTQGSPQYLDAITADDDDDDDGQGPAGTANLSDSEDPYDQAVAIVLRDGKASTSYIQRRLGIGYNRAASLIERMEQEGLIGPANHAGKREILVPTEADVLDR; from the coding sequence ATGGGCAGAAGCAATTCGGCAGCGTTGGGCGGTCCTTCCGGCCGTCTTTCGCTTTCGGGAGTGGTTTGGCGACAGGTGAGGGGCCTCGGCGGCTTCGCGCTGCTGTTCCTGCTGGCGCTTGCGGTTGCGGCACTGGCGACATGGAACGTCATGGACCCCAGCTATTCCTATGCCACGAGCAACGCACCGACGAACATACTAGGCTTTCCAGGCGCTGCCTTCGCCGACATTCTGATGCAGGCACTCGGTCTTGCCTCCGTCGTCGCGCTGCTGCCGGTCGTTGCCTGGGCTTTCGCGCTGATTTCCAACCGCAGAATCCATCGCGTGCCGGCTCGCCTCGGCGCCTGGGTCGGCGGAGCCATCGTTGCCGCCGGTTCCATCGCCTGCTTTCCCGCGCCGCCGACCTGGCCGATCCCGAACGGCATCGGCGGCGTCATCGGCGACATCCTTTTGCGCTTTCCCGCTCTTTTCATCGGCACCTATCCGAGCGGCGTCTTCGCCACGGTGTTCGGCTCCATTCTCGCGATTCCCGCGGCCTGGCTCATGCTGTTTGCCGCCGGCGTTCTTGGCCGCAGCCTGCCGGAAGACGAGGAGGATGAAGAGGAATATGAAAACACGCAGAGCCGTGCGCGTAGCGTTGGTGATGATGACGAGGATGACGATCGCGGCGGCTTCCTGGCCTTCGGCGCGCTCATGCACTCCTGGTACAATACGCAGGCGCGGCTTCGCCGCCTGTTCGGCATGGGGCCGCGCAAGCGCCGCGACCACGCCTTCGATGCGCCCTACGACTTCAACGACGACGAGTTCGGCACGCTGAACGAGCCGGCGCGCGCCAAGGCGCCTGTGGTTCGCGGCGAACGCGTCGAGCCGTCGATGGACGGCCCGGCGCCGCGCCGCGTCGTTTCTCCGCCGTCGATGAGCATCGACGATGACGAGGATGAGGACGACGATCCCTCCTATGAACGCGAGCTACCGCGCCCGGCCGGCATTTTGCCGGATGATGAAGAGGACGAATGGGCGCTGCGTGCTGCTTCGCCGAAAGTGCCCGGTGGCCATGCCGGCCACCGCGTCGTTCCTGCCGCTGCCCGACCGAAGCCCGGCATCCGCGCCGAGCGCGAGGCGCAGACCTCCTTCATCCGTCCCTATGGTTTCCAGCTTCCGGCCGTGCATCTGCTTGCCGAGCCGAAGACCATCGTGCGGGACGCAACGCTGTCTTCCGATGCGCTGGAGCAGAATGCCCGCATGCTCGAGGGCGTGCTCGAGGACTTCGGCGTCAAGGGCGAGATCATCCATGTCCGTCCCGGCCCGGTCGTGACGCTTTATGAGCTCGAGCCTGCGCCGGGCATCAAGTCTTCGCGCGTCATAGGTCTTGCCGATGATATCGCTCGCTCGATGAGCGCGATCGCCGCACGCGTCGCCGTCGTTCCCGGCCGCAACGCCATCGGCATCGAATTGCCGAATTCCACGCGCGAGACGGTCTACCTGCGCGAGCTGATCGCCAGCCGCGATTTCGAAAGCTCGAAGGCCAAGCTTGCCATGGCGCTCGGCAAGACGATCGGCGGCGAGCCCGTCATTGCCGATCTCGCCAAGATGCCGCATCTGCTTGTTGCAGGCACCACCGGCTCGGGTAAATCCGTCGCGATCAACACCATGATCCTGTCGCTGCTCTATCGCATGACGCCGGAACAGTGCCGCCTGATCATGATCGATCCGAAGATGCTCGAACTCTCCGTCTATGACGGCATTCCGCATCTGCTCTCGCCCGTCGTCACTGATCCGAAGAAGGCTGTGGTCGCGCTCAAATGGACCGTCCGTGAGATGGAAGAGCGCTACAAGAAGATGTCGAAGATCGGCGTGCGCAACATCGACGGCTTCAATACGCGCGTCGAGCAGGCCGTCGCCAAGGGCGAGGCGATCAGCCGTACCGTGCAGACCGGCTTCGACCGCCAGACCGGCGAGGCAATCTACGAGACCGAGGAATTCGATCTAAAGCCGATGCCGTACATCGTCGTCATCATCGACGAGATGGCCGACCTGATGATGGTCGCCGGCAAGGATATCGAAGGCGCCGTGCAGCGTCTGGCGCAGATGGCGCGCGCGGCCGGCATCCATGTCATCATGGCGACGCAGCGTCCGTCCGTCGACGTCATCACCGGCACGATCAAGGCGAACTTCCCGACGCGCATCTCCTTCCAGGTTACCTCGAAGATCGACAGCCGCACGATCCTCGGCGAACAGGGTGCCGAACAGCTTCTCGGCATGGGCGACATGCTCTACATGGCCGGCGGCGGACGCATCCAGCGCGTCCACGGCCCGTTTGTCGCCGACGGCGAAGTGGAAGACATCGTCTCCTACTTGAAAACGCAGGGCTCTCCCCAATATCTCGATGCGATCACTGCCGACGACGATGACGACGACGATGGTCAGGGTCCGGCAGGTACGGCCAACCTTTCCGACTCGGAGGATCCCTATGACCAGGCCGTGGCGATCGTGCTGCGCGACGGCAAGGCATCGACCTCCTACATCCAGCGCCGCCTCGGCATCGGCTATAACCGTGCCGCTTCGCTGATCGAGCGGATGGAACAGGAAGGCCTGATCGGCCCGGCCAACCACGCCGGCAAGCGCGAGATTCTCGTGCCGACCGAAGCGGATGTTCTCGATCGCTAA
- a CDS encoding outer membrane lipoprotein carrier protein LolA — protein sequence MKKTDAQPSTRLNLTRRHFLGAVLAAGAAGAIPVAAFAQAQAAALNPGIAQAIADHFSSIKTMKGGFLQIGPRGDQMSGSFFIQRPGKMRFNYDPPSRMRVICDGNNVQVINDQTHTNNMYQLSKTPLSLLLANKIDLSADMVRNVDAQPDLTKITLGNRTVFGDSTIAMIFDSKTYDLRQWTVIDPQGKTTDVIINNVKTNLSFDDSVFRIDYTGTNR from the coding sequence ATGAAAAAGACCGATGCGCAGCCCTCGACCCGCCTGAACCTGACCCGCCGTCATTTCCTCGGCGCTGTGCTGGCGGCGGGCGCGGCAGGCGCGATACCCGTTGCGGCCTTCGCGCAGGCACAGGCTGCGGCACTCAATCCCGGCATTGCTCAGGCGATCGCAGATCATTTCTCGTCCATCAAGACGATGAAGGGCGGCTTCCTGCAGATCGGGCCGCGTGGCGACCAGATGAGCGGCTCGTTTTTCATCCAGCGTCCCGGCAAGATGCGCTTCAACTATGACCCGCCGTCCCGCATGCGCGTTATCTGCGACGGCAACAACGTCCAGGTCATCAACGACCAGACGCACACGAATAACATGTATCAGCTCTCGAAGACGCCGCTGAGCCTGCTGCTCGCCAACAAGATCGATCTTTCCGCCGACATGGTGCGCAATGTCGATGCGCAGCCGGACCTGACCAAGATCACGCTCGGCAATCGCACCGTCTTCGGTGATTCGACCATCGCCATGATCTTCGATTCCAAGACGTACGACCTGCGTCAATGGACGGTCATCGATCCCCAGGGCAAAACGACCGATGTCATCATCAACAATGTGAAGACCAATCTGTCCTTTGACGACAGTGTTTTCCGGATCGATTACACCGGCACGAACCGGTGA